TCATTTATTAAAAGGAATTCCCAATCTCCATCAAGCTTATCCATAACTTTCTTAACTTCATTATATAATGGAATAATATTTCCTTCTTCGTTATATATTGGCGTAAATATTGAATACTTGACATTCTCCTTTTTCATAGTGTCTTCTCATGGATATTTAGATTTATAAAATTAACTATAATATATTGTTATTAATTTTCTTGTTTAAAAATAAAGTTACTTTTGTTACTACTATCTGTAATGACGCATTAGTTAAATTTATAAATTAACGAAAACTATATATATTTAGGTAACATCTAATAATATAAAATGTTAAAATCATTATTCCAAAATTTTAAGAAAAAAAGACCATCTATAATTAATATTGTTTATGGTAGAGGTTTTAATGAAAATAAATCTGAAATTTCTAAACCTTTAATGGAACTAGATACTAGTAATAATAGTAGTAAAATTGCTAATAATCTTGACTCTGAGATTGATAAATTATTTAGTAAGTATATCTCTGAAAATTATGAAGTTCAACCAAGGTATCTTGAAGATGCTTTGAATAGTATTAATAATAATAAACTTGAAAGATTAAAGTCTACTGCTACTCCTTCAATTAAATTGAAATCTTTTGAGAATCAAAAAATAACTTTAGAAGATAAAATATTAACTAGGACTAATGTTTCTAAACCTAAGTTTAAAGATTATTTTAGTGATTTATTACCTTCATTTAATCTTAAAACTGCTGCTTCAGCATTAACTATTCTAGGTTTAACTTCTTTAGGATCTTATGCTTTAGGTACTTTTAAAGATATTAATTCAATTGATAAATCTCCTAATATTTTTGAGGAATACGCCTCAAATTCTGTTTTAAAACAAATTGATTTTGAAACTAAAATAAATAATGAGATTAATAATGAAAAAACTCAATCTCCTGAAAGAGGTTGGGTTGGAATTGATTATTCTACTCCTAAACTTGGAGGAGATAGTAAAAAAGATCTTTCAGTTAAATTGGATACTAATTTACATGAAGGAACTACAGTTAGATTAAGTCATCATAATAGATTTGGAGAATTTGTAGAATATAATTCTGTTGCGAATAAATCTGGTGAAGTTAAATTTGATATAGATAAAAAATCACTAAATTCAATAGTTATTTCTCGAACTGCAAAATTAGAAGCGTATTCAATTTTGAATAATAAATATGAAAATAGTTCTTCAGAAAATTTAGCTTTAGTTAATTCTCAAGAAAGAAAAATGAATAATTCTTCAACTAAAAAACCTAATTCTAACTTAGAAATAATTATTGGGGAAGGTATTATTTATGAGAATAAAAATGGTACTCATAAATATGAAGTTCCTATTATAGGTAAGGATTCTGAAGATGCTGAGATTACTCTAGTTCCAAATTATAATGATATCGGTTATGTTAATGTTGGTCATGCAAAGAATGGTATTGTTAGTTTTGATATTACAGATATATCTTCAATTTCGGATATGGGAATTGTTGCAAGAAATAGAACTACAAATAATGATGGAATAGTCCCTTTAGATAAATATTCTAATGAAGTTGATGGTATAAAAAGAGTAGCATCAGTAAAAGTTGCTCCAGTTTCAACTTATGTACCTTATTCAGGTGTTGTTGAAGAGCTTATTTCACATAATAAAACTTATACAATTGAATCTACATCTAATTCTTTAGAAGGAATAGTTAATTCCTATATTGGACCTATTAAAAAAGAACAGATTCAATATTTTATTGATAATTTAGAAGGGAAAAATAATAATTTCTTTTGGACTAAAGAGAGTGGTTCTAAATTTAATATTGGTGAGAAATATATTTCAAATCAAAGTTCTAGAATTGATGATGTTGAGAATAATATTGAAATTTTGTCTAGTATGTATGGAAAAGATGCTGTTTCTAAATTGACAAGTCCTATGTATGAAGTCATTAAAAATAAATCTGGTGTTGTTAAAAATAATCTCCAAGATAAACTAGCTAAAATTATGTATGTTTAGTTAAAAAAATTGAATTAATTTATTTAATCTCTACTTTTTAATTTTGCAAGTAGTTTTAATATTTCTACATATATCCAAATTAGAGTAATTGTTAATGCAAAAGCTCCATACCACTCCATGTCTTTTGTAACTTTTCTTTTTGATTGTTCTTCAATGAATGAGAAGTCAAGAAGTAAATTTAATGATGCAATTGTTACAACTAATAAACTAAATCCTATTCCTATCAATCCTGATTCATGAATTAATGGAATTCCTGAGCTTGTGAAAAAAGACATTGCTAAAGATATCATATATACGAAAAAGATTCCCATTGTTGCAGCAATTATTACTGCTTTGAATTTTTCTGTAACTACAATTATTCTTTTTCGATATAAAAAGTTCATTAAGAATGCTATTGATACTGTTATTAGAATTGCTTGAATTACTATTCCTGGATACCATGATTCAAATAATACTGAAATTGCACCTAGAAAATATCCTTGAAATATTGCATAAATTGGTGCTAAGTATTTTGCAATTAGAGGTTTAAATGCTAGAGTTATTGCAATAATTATACTGATTACTAAAGAAATAATAAATAAAACTATGAATGGAATTGGAAGTGATTGGGTCCATCCAAAATAACCAGTGAATAAAACTATTGTTAATAATATTAATGTTTTATTTAAAGAACCTTCTAGTGTCATAGGATCATGATTCGTACTATGAGAGATCTTATTAAATGATTTCATAGCGATATTTGTACTTTTATTATGTAACATAGATAATATTAAAGAATAATTAATTATAAGTTTATTGATTAACTAGATGAAGATTATTTTCATTATTTTGCCATGTTGAGTTGTTAGAATAACTTCTTTTTTTCCTTTATCTAACTCCTGAAAGCAAAATTCTATATTGATTTCATTCATTCCTTGAATTATGTCTTCTTTTATTTGGCAGATATTATTATCTATTTGAATTTCACCTATTAAAATTGTATTACTTTTACTCTTTAGGTATAATGTATTTCTTATAATTGTTTCAATTTCAAAATTACTAATTTCTGAATCTTGTTGGTTTTCAATATTATTTGTTGAGTCTTGTTGATATGTTGTCATCCAGAATTGAAACATAATTATCGATAATAATGCTATAACCATTAAAATGACAGTTGTGAAAATTGGTCCCAATGAATCTTTACTCATAATGAGATTTTATTAATTATTTTTTATATTCTTTTGTAATTTATTTTATGGTAATAAAAGTTAAAAAAGTATATAAATATTGAATTTTTAGTTATTGATATGTATAAACAAGGTAAGTATAAGTATAAGTCACAAAAGGCTTATGAAAATAAGTTAATTGCAATATCAAGTCTATTTTTTTTTGTTATGTTGTTTCTTCTATTACTAAAAGATGGAATGAATATATTTTTATTTAATTTTACATTCTATTTATCAATGATTATGATTGTTCATTTATTCCTTAGATTTATCTCTAGTAAAGGAATTATCAAGAGTTATGTTTTTAATGAATGGTAATGTTATAATTTAAAAACAATCTATTATTCTAATTTTTATGTTTAAACCTATTGCTACAAAAACTGGGAAGGCTTGTTTTGATTATTCTATGTTAAATGAAGGTGATAAAATCCTTGTTTGTTTTTCTGGTGGTAAAGATAGTTATGTTTTACTTAAAGTTTTAGAATATTTGCGAAAGAAGTATCCTATTGATTTTGAATTAAAAGTTTTATGTATTAATCCTAGTTTTGATTCTAATTTTGATAAGAATGTTAGAGAGGTTTTAGAAAAAGAGAATTTTGAGTTTGAAATTTTGAATACACAAATAAAAGAAATTATTGAGGAACAAAGTAAGATCAAAGCAATGAAACCTTGTTTTATGTGTTCAAGATTAAGGCGAGGAATTATATATGATTATGCAATAAAGAATGGATATAATAAAATTGCACTTGGTCATACTCTTGATGATGCAATTGAGACTCATTTGATGAATCTTTTTTATGGAAGTAAAACTTCTTTTCTTAAACCTAAATATCTTGCAGATAACGGCTCAGTAGAGATTATTAGACCTATGATTTATGTTGATGAAGATTTAATTAGACATTATATTGAAAAAATCGATTTTAAAGCTGTTAAGAATGATTGTCCTTTAAGAGATGGTGACTCAAAGAGAGATTATTTTAAGAAAATGATTTTTGATTTGAAAAAGGATAATGTTAAGATTAAGGAGTCTGCCTATCATGCGTTTAAGAATATTAAAGAATTAAATGATTGGAAATAATTATTTCCTTTCAAATACAAATAAATCTATTATTAAAGCTAGAGCTAAAATTATTTTCTTATCATTCTCATCGGAAATTTGATCAAAATCAATTAAGAAATTATCTGCGTCTGTGAACATCTCTTTTCCAACACCACTCCATTTCTTACTAATTAATCCAATTGAATTTTCCATTACTTTGCTTTTATATATATTAAATGTCCATGGATGCATGATTTCATTTTTAGTAAAGAATATTAATTGATTGTTATTGTCATATACTTCAATCTTTGAGGTTAACCCGAATCTTGTTTTAACTATTCCAATTAATTGTTTATTATTATCATAAACATCAAACTGAGGTAGGAAGAATGCAAATTTTTTATTAACTTTTAAGAAAGTCTCTTTTTGTGGATTAATGAAAGTTATATCTAAACTTCTCATTTTTTTTAATAAGATTCTCATAAACCAATTACTTTCCTCAAATGCATATAGTACTTCATTACCACCTTCTGTTAAAATTTGATATTTATTTTTAGTTTCAATCCCAGTGAATGCTTCAAGTCCTTCAAACTTTTGTTTTACTATTAATTTATTGTAGTTTAATTCCATTATAAGTAATATGGTATTTGAATCGTTTTTAAATGTTTTTAACTTTATGTGAAACACTCACCTTTTTAAAGCCTCTATCAT
The genomic region above belongs to Candidatus Woesearchaeota archaeon and contains:
- a CDS encoding Bax inhibitor-1/YccA family protein translates to MLHNKSTNIAMKSFNKISHSTNHDPMTLEGSLNKTLILLTIVLFTGYFGWTQSLPIPFIVLFIISLVISIIIAITLAFKPLIAKYLAPIYAIFQGYFLGAISVLFESWYPGIVIQAILITVSIAFLMNFLYRKRIIVVTEKFKAVIIAATMGIFFVYMISLAMSFFTSSGIPLIHESGLIGIGFSLLVVTIASLNLLLDFSFIEEQSKRKVTKDMEWYGAFALTITLIWIYVEILKLLAKLKSRD
- a CDS encoding phospholipid scramblase-related protein — its product is MELNYNKLIVKQKFEGLEAFTGIETKNKYQILTEGGNEVLYAFEESNWFMRILLKKMRSLDITFINPQKETFLKVNKKFAFFLPQFDVYDNNKQLIGIVKTRFGLTSKIEVYDNNNQLIFFTKNEIMHPWTFNIYKSKVMENSIGLISKKWSGVGKEMFTDADNFLIDFDQISDENDKKIILALALIIDLFVFERK